A section of the Deltaproteobacteria bacterium genome encodes:
- a CDS encoding FAD/NAD(P)-binding protein, producing MGGNTANIYELRPVSIVRTLPQINDHRLFQLKLEDGTTWESFGHRPGQFIEVSIFGKGEAPISISSPSTRLDTLEICVRRSGKVTNALFEMGKGSTFHIRGPYGRGFPVEELKGHKLLLIAGGLGLAPLRSLLLYSLDKRDDFDEIILMYGTNNPDNVLFKYELLSFYDRDDIKYLYSVDKDEEGIWKQYVGVVTGLFDRAALSPKDTYAVMCGPPIMYRFVLQKLLSLGFSKDHIHMSLERMMKCGVGKCGHCAIGDKYCCMDGPVFPYTEIESIQEAI from the coding sequence ATGGGTGGTAATACCGCTAACATATATGAACTTCGACCTGTGTCCATTGTGAGGACATTACCTCAAATAAATGATCACAGGTTATTCCAGTTGAAGCTTGAGGACGGAACAACATGGGAGAGTTTCGGCCATCGACCGGGACAGTTTATTGAAGTCTCTATCTTTGGAAAGGGAGAGGCTCCCATCAGTATATCATCGCCATCCACAAGGCTTGATACCCTGGAGATATGTGTTCGGCGCTCCGGAAAAGTGACCAATGCACTTTTCGAAATGGGAAAAGGGTCTACGTTCCACATTCGCGGCCCTTATGGCAGGGGCTTTCCCGTGGAGGAACTAAAGGGTCACAAGCTTCTGCTCATTGCAGGCGGTCTCGGACTTGCCCCTCTTCGCTCCCTTCTTCTCTATTCCCTTGATAAAAGGGATGATTTCGATGAAATCATCCTGATGTATGGAACGAACAACCCTGATAACGTTCTGTTCAAGTATGAACTGTTAAGCTTTTATGACAGGGATGACATTAAGTACCTCTATAGTGTGGACAAAGATGAAGAGGGAATCTGGAAGCAGTATGTGGGTGTTGTGACGGGACTGTTCGATAGGGCTGCCCTGTCTCCGAAAGACACGTATGCCGTTATGTGCGGTCCCCCGATCATGTACCGTTTTGTTCTGCAAAAACTCTTAAGTCTGGGATTTTCTAAAGATCACATCCATATGTCTTTAGAAAGGATGATGAAATGCGGCGTCGGGAAATGCGGCCACTGCGCCATCGGTGACAAATACTGCTGTATGGATGGTCCCGTCTTTCCCTATACCGAAATCGAAAGTATACAGGAGGCAATTTAA